In Paenibacillus sp. G2S3, a single window of DNA contains:
- a CDS encoding GNAT family N-acetyltransferase — translation MSRSKLQDRIRLANVETKHAEQFNNLLRYVFQVTNRDLQIFGWENREITQAKLPVLKYADVVGWFDGDKLISQLAVYPFQVNIFGHIYEMGGLTGVGTYPEYANLGLMNKLMLHALTKMRDRKQSISYLYPYSIPYYRRKGWEIITDKISFEVPDTQLPKMRNVPGNVERVSIEHPDIKVIYDQFAVQHHGAMIRNDLAWEEYLRWDLDDMTVGIYYNNNDEPMGYLLYWVAEEIFYIKEMVYIVEEARTGLWNFISAHFSMIKLVKGDIYKGEPLSFILDDGDIKETIAPYFMARIVDVRLFIEQYPFKRQDKDCELIFNLSDPMLEWNRGTFTLTVDKEGKGTLQEGGVNPSLTIDIPTLTTLLMGYKRPTYLARIGRIQTNEATIHLLEGLIRPEYPYFSDYF, via the coding sequence GTGAGTCGCAGTAAGTTACAGGATCGAATCAGATTAGCCAATGTCGAGACCAAGCACGCAGAGCAATTTAATAATCTATTACGTTATGTATTTCAAGTGACCAATCGTGATTTGCAAATCTTTGGCTGGGAGAATCGTGAAATCACTCAGGCTAAGTTGCCAGTCCTTAAGTACGCTGATGTTGTAGGTTGGTTTGATGGAGACAAGCTCATCTCTCAGTTAGCTGTATACCCATTTCAGGTGAATATTTTTGGGCATATCTATGAGATGGGTGGACTAACGGGTGTTGGAACCTATCCTGAATATGCCAATTTGGGTCTAATGAATAAACTGATGCTTCATGCTTTAACTAAAATGCGGGATCGTAAACAATCGATATCTTATCTTTATCCGTATTCAATCCCTTATTATAGAAGAAAAGGTTGGGAAATCATCACCGATAAAATCTCATTTGAAGTCCCGGATACCCAGTTGCCAAAAATGAGAAATGTCCCGGGAAATGTGGAACGCGTGTCTATTGAGCATCCAGATATCAAAGTGATTTACGATCAGTTTGCCGTGCAGCATCATGGGGCGATGATTCGTAATGACCTAGCTTGGGAAGAATATTTGCGGTGGGATTTGGATGATATGACAGTGGGTATTTACTATAATAACAACGATGAACCTATGGGATACTTGTTATATTGGGTCGCCGAAGAAATATTTTATATCAAAGAAATGGTATACATTGTTGAAGAGGCTCGAACGGGTTTGTGGAATTTTATTAGTGCGCACTTTTCAATGATTAAGCTGGTTAAAGGGGATATTTATAAAGGGGAGCCGTTGTCATTCATATTAGATGATGGGGATATCAAGGAAACGATTGCTCCATACTTTATGGCTCGGATTGTGGATGTCCGTTTATTTATCGAACAGTATCCTTTTAAACGACAGGATAAGGACTGTGAGCTTATTTTTAACTTGAGTGATCCGATGCTGGAATGGAATCGAGGAACATTTACATTAACTGTAGATAAAGAAGGGAAGGGGACCCTACAAGAAGGGGGAGTGAATCCTTCACTTACGATTGATATCCCTACCTTAACAACCCTGTTAATGGGCTATAAGCGGCCAACCTACTTGGCTCGTATCGGACGTATTCAGACGAATGAAGCCACGATTCATTTGCTGGAAGGACTGATTAGACCAGAGTATCCTTATTTCTCTGATTATTTTTAA
- a CDS encoding deoxyribonuclease IV, whose protein sequence is MTLLLGSHVSMTGPKMLLRASEEAASYGATTFLIYTGAPHNTRRKPIEALNVEAGQAHMRDNGISNIIVHAPFIVNLGNTLSSQVFEHSIEFLQSEIIRTEALGSTQIVLHPGSHVGAGPQAGISRIVEGLNEVLADKRNVQVSLETMAGKGSECGITFEELAAIIDGVTYNERLSICLDTCHIHDAGYNVKEDFDGILDQFDRLIGIERLKVIHVNDSKNTMGSRKDRHENIGHGYIGLRALRYVVHHPQLTSIPKLLETPSIGEKKYVNPPYKHEISLLRGETDEPIKQA, encoded by the coding sequence ATGACTTTACTCCTAGGGTCACATGTATCTATGACTGGACCAAAGATGCTCCTTCGAGCCAGTGAAGAGGCAGCATCTTATGGAGCGACCACCTTCCTAATATATACCGGAGCTCCTCATAATACTCGCCGTAAGCCCATTGAAGCTTTGAATGTTGAAGCAGGACAGGCTCACATGAGAGATAACGGCATTTCAAATATCATTGTACATGCTCCATTTATTGTTAACTTAGGGAATACGCTATCGAGTCAGGTCTTTGAACATAGTATTGAGTTTCTTCAATCAGAGATTATTAGAACGGAAGCTTTAGGCTCTACACAAATTGTCCTACATCCCGGTTCCCATGTTGGTGCAGGTCCACAGGCCGGAATCTCTCGGATCGTAGAAGGTTTAAACGAAGTGTTAGCCGATAAACGAAATGTTCAGGTTTCATTAGAGACCATGGCGGGAAAAGGTAGTGAATGCGGAATTACATTTGAGGAATTAGCAGCGATCATTGATGGGGTTACTTATAACGAGCGCCTGTCTATTTGCCTGGACACTTGCCATATCCATGATGCTGGTTATAATGTGAAGGAAGATTTTGATGGCATATTGGATCAATTTGATCGCTTAATTGGAATAGAGCGCCTAAAGGTCATTCATGTAAATGATTCAAAGAATACCATGGGTTCGCGAAAAGACAGACATGAAAATATCGGACACGGATATATCGGCCTTCGGGCGCTTCGATATGTAGTCCATCACCCGCAGCTAACATCCATTCCCAAGCTCCTAGAGACCCCCTCCATCGGTGAAAAGAAATATGTCAACCCGCCCTATAAGCATGAGATTTCATTGTTACGAGGAGAAACGGATGAGCCGATAAAACAAGCATAA
- a CDS encoding M23 family metallopeptidase, whose protein sequence is MNNNAKVKQTSSSAEESKKAMFLPDDLPKFLLKGNFKEIYSHFSQPLKDEVSETELAETAKEFTKDIQTLNQASDMQLNGFDRRTWVSDAGNKGLIGMFDPDGTISLIQIQELISSPEIDSKLSKHEYALPFEGDWFVFWGGENVLVNYHYEVEIQRYAYDFIQAKENYSYKGDPLKNKSYYAFGEKILAPADGTIVSVVNDIKDNEPVGVMNPNQATGNNVVIDHGGEYSHLAHLKKGSITVKAGDNVKKGDVIGLTGNSGNTSEPHLHFQISDGVDLFNSRSIPVRWENGLKPIQGETITATE, encoded by the coding sequence TTAAAGGGAACTTTAAAGAAATATACTCCCACTTTAGCCAGCCTTTGAAAGATGAGGTTAGTGAAACTGAATTAGCTGAGACCGCTAAGGAATTCACTAAGGATATCCAGACACTAAACCAAGCTTCTGATATGCAGCTTAATGGATTTGATCGTCGTACTTGGGTAAGTGATGCAGGTAATAAAGGGCTTATCGGAATGTTTGATCCGGATGGAACCATTTCATTAATCCAGATTCAAGAACTGATATCCTCCCCTGAAATCGACTCGAAACTTAGCAAGCATGAATACGCATTGCCTTTCGAAGGTGACTGGTTTGTATTTTGGGGCGGAGAGAATGTTCTCGTAAATTACCATTATGAAGTAGAGATCCAGCGATACGCTTATGATTTTATCCAAGCCAAGGAGAACTATTCTTATAAAGGGGATCCGCTGAAAAACAAAAGCTATTATGCCTTTGGGGAAAAAATTCTCGCCCCTGCGGATGGTACAATCGTATCGGTAGTGAACGATATTAAAGATAATGAACCTGTCGGTGTTATGAATCCAAACCAGGCAACCGGCAATAACGTGGTCATTGATCATGGTGGTGAATACAGCCATCTAGCTCATCTAAAGAAAGGTTCGATTACAGTTAAGGCGGGCGATAACGTTAAAAAAGGCGATGTCATTGGACTGACAGGTAACTCAGGCAACACTAGTGAGCCCCATTTGCATTTCCAGATTTCTGACGGAGTGGATTTATTCAACTCTCGTTCAATTCCTGTTAGGTGGGAGAACGGATTGAAGCCGATCCAAGGCGAAACGATTACCGCTACTGAATAA